One genomic region from Epinephelus fuscoguttatus linkage group LG6, E.fuscoguttatus.final_Chr_v1 encodes:
- the LOC125889658 gene encoding kinesin-like protein KIF24, which produces MERLKRHVCHSQGRWSEVREKEREKEGEEMSLCLYECLKAVGLQRHYARFTSVGVHRAAHLSALTMEDYPILGIRSMEDRTQLFHLIQMVKTLDLEYEDGDDDYDVDEDYPVADNSFTYDDVYDDDDQKGAAVSKLSATSFSKPSVRRRLDFSSETTDHHLKLSSPPEGAVHVYASHNRNNEPGQGKGSAVALQLDTGSAVVCGCNGKNNHRLDVRSHESDHHTGANTEPKTFEGYSMYTSPARLSPKCVKPKPRPATGASNRFSNKPVGHKDGKRISRKEKLITEMNNNMATEHKPTPVYESKTTAGYNYGLPLSSPPAPNKKQPEGQRITVCVRKRPLTRTECRRGEADVVTTPSGECVIVHEGKEAVDLTQYILQHKFYFDQVFGEESSNEEVYLRTAYPLVQHMLNGGKATCFAYGQTGAGKTHTMLGSPSGRPGLYSLAVQDIFALLSTTHMHPCLMVYVSFFEIYCGQLYDLLDHRKRLFAREDGQKVVHIVGLRDVRVDSVSSLLEVISQGTEERTQGVSGVNPLSSRSHALLQIQLRGLN; this is translated from the exons ATGGAGAGACTAAAGCGACATGTCTGCCACTCCCAGGGCAGGTGGAGTGAAGTAAGAGAAAAAGAGCGGGAAAAGGAAGGGGAGGAAATGTCACTCTGCCTGTATGAGTGTCTGAAGGCTGTTGGGCTGCAGCGTCACTATGCCAG GTTTACCTCAGTGGGTGTTCATCGTGCAGCCCACCTCTCAGCACTGACCATGGAGGACTATCCCATCCTGGGAATCCGCTCTATGGAGGACAGGACTCAACTCTTCCATCTGATCCAGATGGTCAAAACTCTTGATCTTGAATATgaggatggtgatgatgattatgatgtCGATGAAGACTACCCCGTAGCAGATAATAGCTTTACTTATGATGATgtgtatgatgatgatgatcagaAGGGTGCTGCTGTGAGTAAGTTAAGTGCAACCAGTTTTTCCAAACCAAGCGTTCGCAGGCGGCTTGATTTCAGTTCTGAAACCACTGATCACCACCTGAAGCTATCGTCTCCTCCAGAAGGTGCTGTTCATGTCTATGCAAGTCATAACAGAAATAATGAGCCAGGCCAGGGCAAAGGCTCAGCCGTAGCTCTGCAGCTTGACACTGGAAGTGCTGTGGTATGTGGCTGCAACGGGAAGAACAACCACAGACTGGATGTCCGTAGTCATGAATCTGATCATCATACAGGAGCAAACACAGAGCCAAAAACATTTGAAGGATACTCCATGTACACCTCTCCTGCTAGATTatcaccaaagtgtgtcaaacCAAAACCCAGGCCTGCAACAGGGGCATCAAATAGGTTTAGCAACAAACCAGTTGGGCACAAAGATGGAAAACGAATCTCTAGGAAGGAAAAACTCATCACAGAAATGAACAATAACATGGCTACTGAACACAAGCCAACACCTGTTTATGAATCAAAGACAACAGCCGGCTACAACTACGGACTACCGCTGAGTTCCCCTCCTGCTCCAAACAAAAA acaACCAGAAGGGCAGCggatcactgtgtgtgtgaggaaaagacctctgacACGCACTGAGTGCCGGAGAGGAGAGGCAGATGTTGTAACAACTCCAAGTGGAGAGTGTGTGATTGTACATGAAGGCAAAGAGGCTGTGGATCTCACACAGTACATACTACAG CACAAGTTTTACTTCGATCAGGTTTTTGGGGAGGAGAGCTCCAACGAGGAGGTGTATCTAAGAACGGCATATCCTCTGGTGCAACACATGCTCAATGG AGGCAAGGCCACCTGCTTTGCATATGGCCAGACAGGTGCAGGGAAGACTCACACCATGCTGGGTTCACCCTCTGGGAGACCAGGATTGTATTCACTGGCAGTCCAGGACATTTTTGCTCTCCTCTccaccacacacatgcacccatGCTTGATGGTGTATGTCAGTTTCTTTGAAATCTACTGTGGTCAGCTGTATGACCTGTTGGACCACAGaaaaag GTTGTTTGCCAGGGAAGATGGACAGAAGGTGGTTCACATTGTTGGGCTGCGTGATGTCAGAGTGGACTCAGTTAGCTCACTGCTGGAG GTGATTTCACAGGGTACAGAAGAGCGAACACAAGGGGTGAGTGGAGTGAATCCGCTCTCCTCTCGTTCCCATGCCTTGCTTCAGATTCAGCTAAGAGGTCTGAACTAG